Proteins encoded by one window of Salvia splendens isolate huo1 chromosome 5, SspV2, whole genome shotgun sequence:
- the LOC121804037 gene encoding uncharacterized protein LOC121804037 produces MCHLPVGVEHQASWAVKEMNLNAKDGAGERKLQLQELEELHLDAYDSAMWNKEKMKMWHDKNLRKKELKVGQRVLLFQSRLKLMSGKLRWRSIGPFTIVAIRVNGAVEL; encoded by the coding sequence ATGTGCCATCTGCCGGTGGGGGTGGAGCACCAAGCTTCTTGGGCAGTAAAAGAAATGAATTTGAATGCCAAAGATGGCGCTGGGGAGAGAAagttgcagctgcaggagcttgaagaGCTCCACCTTGATGCCTATGATTCGGCCATGTGGaacaaagagaaaatgaagatgtggcatgataagaacCTTCGTaagaaggaactcaaggtggGCCAGAGAGTGCTTCTCTTCCAGTCCAGACTCAAATTGATGTCCGGGAAGTTGAGGTGGAGGTCGATCGGCCCTTTTACCATTGTTGCCATCAGAGTAAATGGGGCAGTTGAACTCTAG